The sequence below is a genomic window from Oncorhynchus masou masou isolate Uvic2021 unplaced genomic scaffold, UVic_Omas_1.1 unplaced_scaffold_5215, whole genome shotgun sequence.
cacagcgagcagAGCTGGGACCACACCAGTATTACTTCATAGTATCAAGGAAACACCAAGAGGAtgtaacttctttaggaaaacagcacTAATATTGGAAACATCATTATGTTTTCATTAATATTTTTCCAGACTATAAAACACTAGATTTTACATCCAGCGGGTTATTAAACATCATTATGTTTTCATTAATGTTTTCCCAGGCTATAAAACACTAGATTTTACATCCAGCGGGTTATTAAACATCATTATGTTTTCATTAATGTTTTCCCAGGCTATAAAACACTAGATTTTACATCCAGCGGGTTATTAAACATCATTATGTTTTCATTAATGTTTTTCAGGCTATAAAACACTAGATTTTACATCCAGCGGGTTATTAAACATCATTATGTTTTTATTAATGTTTTTCCAGGCTATAAAACACTAGATTTTACATTCAGCGGGTTATTAAACATCATTATGTTTTCATTCATGTTTTTCCAGGCTATAAAACACTAGATTTTACATCCAGCTCGTTATTAAACATCATTATGTTTTCATTAATGTTCTTCCAGGCTATAAAACACTAGATTTTACATCCAGCGGGTTATTAAACATCATTATGTTTTTATCAATGTTTTCCAGGCTATAAAACACTAGATTTTACATCCAGCGGGTTATTAAACATCATTATGTTTTCATTAATGTTTTTCCAGGCTATAAAACACTAGATTTTACATCCAGCGGGGTATTAAACATCATTATGTTTTCATTCATTTTTTCCAGGCTATAAAACACTAGATTTTTACATCCAGCATTTATTAAACATCATTATGTTTTCATTAATGTTTTTCCAGGCTATAAAACACTAGATTTTACATCCAGCGGGTTATTAAACATCATTATGTTTCATTAATGTTTTTCCAGGCTATAAAACACTAGATTTTACATCCAGCAGGTTATTAAAGGACAAAAGAGTTGTCTGTTTCAGATattcatttttgccatggaaaacaAATCTGTCAATACTGGTATGGTCACAGCCTTAAACCTATGTGACAGTGTTGGTCTCCACAGGTCCAGGGTCAGAGGTCAAGTGACAGTATATAGTTCCTCCTTGGTGCTGTGACAGAGTGTgtaaccacagactccagggctcCAGGTGTTcatggagtctgtctctctgggaGGCAGAAGGAACACCACACTAGAGGCAACCAGGACGTGCCATAGAGAGTGTGTGTACAGGTAGTTGTCCTCCGTCTCagcaaacacgtacacacacacaccgaccagCGCTGAGGCCAGGCCTGGGAGGAGAAACAGTACCCAACGCCGCCAAGAGGGGGGGTAGCACTGTTTCCTCTTCAGCCCTCGATACACctggaaacacacacattatacagttACACACAACCTTAACCTGGCAGGAGGCTAAAACActgtctcctcttcagccctcgatatacagtaacagtcaacagtttggacacacctactcattccagggtttttctttattttgactatcttctacattgtagcataatagtgaagacatcaaaactatgaaataacacatatggaatcatgtagtaaccaaaaaagtgttaaacaaatcaaaatatatactatatttgagattcttcaaagtatccaacctttgccttgatgacagctttgcacactcttggcattctttcaaccagcttcaggaatgcttttcaaacagtcttgaaggaggtcccacatatgctgagcacttgttggctgcttttccttcactctgtggtccaactcagcCCAAATCAACTAATTTGGGTTggggttgggtgattgtggaagccaggtcatctgatgcagcactccatcactctccttcttggtcaaatagcccttacacagcctggaggtgtgttttaggtcattgtcctgttgaaaaacaaatgatggtcccGCTatgctcaaaccagatgggatggcatattgctgcagaatgctgtggtagccacatgctggttaagtgtgacttgaattctaaataaataactgacagtgtcactagcaaagcaccatcacacctcctcctccatgcttcacggttttTCACAGGTGTATTTTCACTGAGTTCCGGCAGAAGTTCTGTTTAACAACATTGGATGGTTGTGTTGTAATTAGTGTTGCGTTGtaattatgttttatttatttatcatctgttcagttcacctactctgtgtcccACAAAGACAtaagttggaaccaaaaatttggactcatcagaccaaaggacagatttccaccggtctaatgtctattgctcgtgtttcttggcccaagcaagtctcttcttcttcatggtgtcctttagtagtggtttctttacagcaattcgaccatgaaggcctgattcacgcagtctcatctgaacagttgatgttgagatgtgtctgttacttgaactctgtgaagcatttatttgtgctgcaatttctgagtcagttaactctaatgaacttatcctctgcagcagaggtaactctgggtcttcctttcctgtggtggtcctcatgagagacagtttcatcatagtgcttgatggttttggccactgaacttgaagaaactttcaaagttcatgacattttccggattgactgaacttcatgtccTAAAGTATTgatgtcgtttctctttgttgttgtttgagccaaaatatggacttggtcttttaccaaatacggCTATCTTCTGCACCCctaacaacacaactgattggatgaaacgcattaaggaaagaaattccacaaactaacaagacacctgttcattgaaatgcattccaggtgactacctcatgaagctggttgatagaatgccaagagtatgcaaagctgtcaaaggcaaagggtggaatctcaaatatatttcaatttgtttcacacttttttggttactccatgaaTCCATATTTCTACAtggtagaaaatagtacaaataaagaaaaaccctggaatgagtaggtgtgtccaaacttttgactggtactgaatgtatggatgtgttgttacccaggAGGTCACCATGGATACATGGATGTATAGTTACCCAGGAGGTCACCATGGATGTATAGTTACCCAGGAGATCACCATGGATACATGGATGTATAGTTACCCAGGAGGTCACCATGGATACATGGATATATAGTTACCCAGGAGGTCACCATGGATGTATAGTTACCTAGGAGGTCACCATGGATACATGGATATATAGTTACCCAGGAGGTCACCATGGATGTATAGTTACCCAGGAGGTCACCATGGATACATGGATATATAGTTACCCAGGAGGTCACCATGGCCAGTACAGCACAGAGGATGGGTCCCAGCATGTTCCACAGTCCTCTCCGGTCCAGCTGCATGGACATCGCTATCAGCAGAGTACCGAGCATGAacaacatctacacacacaacaaGCGTTAGCATCACATATCAAGTCTGAGTGTGTTtgtagtaggtctgtctgtgagtgtgtgtgtgtgtttgtagtaggtctgtctgtgagtgtctgtgtgtttgtagtaggtctgtgagtgtgtgtgtttgtagtaggtctgtgagtgtgtgtgtgtgtgtgtgtgtttgtagtaggtctgtcagtgtgtgtgtttgtagtaggtctgtcagtgtgtgtgtttgtagtaggtctgtcaatgtgtgtgtttgtagtaggtctgtgagtgtgtgtttgtagtaggtctgtcagtgtgtgtgtttgtagtaggtctgtcaatgtgtgtgtttgtagtaggtctgtcaatgtgtgtgtttgtagtaggtctgtgagtgtgtgtttgtagtaggtctgagagtgtgtgtgtgtagtaggtctgagtgtgtgtgtttgtagtaggtctgtaagtgtgtgtgtgtagtagtctgtgagtgtgtgtgtgtagtagtctgtgagtgtgtgtgtgtagtaggtatgtgagtgtgtgtgcagtaggtctgtgagtgagtgtgtgtgtgtagtaggtctgtgagtgtgtgtgtgtgtagtaggtctgtgagtgtgtgtgtgtgtagtaggtctgtgagagtgtgtgtttgtagtaggtctgaatgtgagtgtgtgtagtaggtctgtgagtgtgtgtgcagtaggtctgtgagtgtgtgtgtgtgtgtagtaggtctgtgagtgtgtgtgtgtgtgtgtgtgtgtgtgtgtgtgtgtgtgtgtgtgtgtgtgtagtaggtctgtaagtgtgtgtgtgtagtaggtctgtaagtgtgtgtgtgtagtaggtctgtaagtgtgtgtgtgtagtaggtctgtgagtgtgtgtgtgtgtgtttgtagtaggtctgtgtgtgtgtgtgtgtgtgtgtagtaggtctgtgagtgtgtgtagtaggtatgtgagtgtgtgtgtagtaggtctgtgtgtgtgtgtgtgtgtgtgtagtaggtctgtaagtgtgtgtgtgtgtgtgtgtgtgtgtgtgtgtgtgtgtgtagtaggtctgtaagtgtgtgtgtgtgtagtaggtctgtaagtgtgtgtgtgtgtgtgtagtaggtctgtaagtgtgtgtgtgtgtgtagtaggtctgtaagtgtgtgtgtgtagtaggtccgttagtgtgtgtgtgtagtaggtccgtgagtgtgtgtgtgtagtaggtccgtgagtgtgcgtgtgtagtAGGtccgtgagtgtgcgtgtgtagtaggtccgtgagtgtgtgtgtgtagtaggtccgtgagtgtgcgtgtgtagtAGGtccgtgagtgtgcgtgtgtagtaggtctgtgagtgtgcgtgtgtagtAGGtccgtgagtgtgcgtgtgtagtaggtctgtgagtgtgcgtgtgtagtaggtctgtgagtgtgcgtgtgtagtaggtctgtgagtgtgcgtgtgtagtaggtctgtaagtgtgcgtgtgtagtaggtctgtaagtgtgcgtgtgtagtaggtctgtaagtgtgtgtgtgtagtaggtctgtaagtgtgtgtgtgtagtaggtctgtaagtgtgtatgtgtagtaggtctgtaagtgtgtatgtgtagtaggtctgtgagtgtgtatgtgtagtaggtctgtgagtgtgtatgtgtagtaggtctgtaagtgtgtatgtgtagtaggtctgtaagtgtgtatgtgtagtaggtctgtaagtgtgtatgtgtagtaggtctgtgagtatatgtgtagtaggtctgtgagtgtgtgtagttggtctgtgagtgtgtgtgtgtgtgtagtaggtctgtaagtgtgtgtgtgtagtaggtctgtaagtgtgtgtgtgtagtaggtctgtaagtgtgtgtgtgtagtaggtctgtgagtatgtgtgtagttggtctgtgagtatgtgtgtagttggtctgtgagtgtgtgtagttggtctgtgagtgtgtgtgtgtgtgtagtaggtctgtgagtgtgtgtagtcggtctgtgagtgtgtgtagttggtctgtgagtgtgtgtagtaggtctgtgagtgtgtgtgtagtaggtctgtgagtgtgtgtagttggtctgtgagtgtgtgtgtgtgtgtagtaggtctgtgagtgtgtgtagttggtctgtgagtgtgtgtgtgtgtgtgtgtagtaggtctgtgagtgtgtgtgtagtaggtctgtgagtgtgtgtagttggtctgtgagtgtgtgtgtgtgtgtagtaggtctgtgagtgtgtgtagttggtctgtgagtgtgtgtgtgtgtgtgtagtaggtctgtgagtgtgtgtgtagtcggtctgtgagtgtgtgtgtgtgtagttggtctgtgagtgtgtgtagttggtctgtgagtgtgtgtagttggtctgtgagtgtgtgtagttggtctgtgagtgtgtgtagttggtctgtgagtgtgtgtagttggt
It includes:
- the LOC135535862 gene encoding transmembrane protein 8B-like, with protein sequence WSGWGCTDDITAQSYGRQLTAVLLLTLSNLLFIPPIVIAVRRCYITEASVYLFTMFFSTFYHACDQPGLTVMCIMDYDTLQYCDFLGSVCSIWVTVLCMARVRDTFKHMLFMLGTLLIAMSMQLDRRGLWNMLGPILCAVLAMVTSWVYRGLKRKQCYPPSWRRWVLFLLPGLASALVGVCVYVFAETEDNYLYTHSLWHVLVASSVVFLLPPRETDSMNTWSPGVCGYTLCHSTKEELYTVT